The following nucleotide sequence is from Aedes aegypti strain LVP_AGWG chromosome 3, AaegL5.0 Primary Assembly, whole genome shotgun sequence.
gacatctttTTCTGAATCATATGGATAGGGATTTGTTTTTATTCTTGAACTTGTTCTGGTGTACGGTGATCAATTTTGCCCCAGCATATCATTTTCAATATGAATATTCAAGCAAGTTTTATggaatataaaattttataaaaaaaaatctattacgTACActtataggggcccagatagccgtagcggtaaacgcgcagctattcagcatgaccatgctgagggtcgtgggtttgaatcccgctggtcgagggtcttttcgtaaaggaaattttctcgattcccagggcatagagtatcttcgtacctgccacacgatatacacatgcaaaaatggtcaatcggcaaagaaagctctcaattaataactgtggaagtgctcataagaaaactaatttgagaagcaggatttgtcccagttgggacgtaacgccagaaagaagaagaacgtacACTTATAGAGATCAACGAAGTACTGGTTCCACCAGAACTAAGTTGACGATATTTCAATTCCTAAGGGCCAATAGatataaaatagtgatcaatttgctaTCGGTTTACGGTACTAATGATAGGGTAACTGCattcggaaaaaaataataaaagtttGCTTTTATACCTTTGAGGCCTCAAATTAAAGGGATTTGATTTAAACATatgatattttccaaaaattgctGGGAAGTACTGAATTTAGAATTTCCCtattttttactaaatttaTTAACACCAAGCGATGGATTTTTCTTTAACACATATTATCGTCAGAGACAAAACAATCACCACAAATATTATGTTTGTATATTATTAGATGAATCAATTGAATCCAACctatattttctaaatttattCATAATAAGGAAAACCACATctacaatttcttcaagattttcgtttgatttttcttattttaattcctgcattcggacgcatccggcgccggtattgtttgttataatgatGAGAGcatcagtacttacacattgaagatgctactgatcctgagtagcatctcttggttccctgtgtacaagtacagctgttcttgcaataacggagtagcaactgcgggcggtcaatcatgctcatgctcatgcaaaTAGTAATCGATTACTTAATTTCTGGAATGTCGGCTTGCTGTCTTTCAAAATTGCGTTGAGTAATTATTTATCATGCTCTTACTTGaagagcattcgaaccaccatgacatgcTTGAAACTTGTGTTAAATTAAGCTATATTTCCTAAAAAGAATCATTTCCCCCACTTTATTCTaaggtgttttgaataaaacttgCTTTGTTATGTGTGTGGAGAATTCCTTTTAAGAATCTTTGAAGTGATGTTAATGACTGATAATGTTTCTGATTGTCAATTGATTCAGTAAATTATGGAGCTGTTTTTCATAAAACCATGTAAATGACCACTTTCCAGAATTAGTTCAACCACTGTGCAGCGCTACGGAGCGATCCAACCGACGACAACTCGTGCTGGCTGACATTTTGGAGAGTTGGCACTTCCACTCGCCTTGTGCGCTTTTCCCGAGCATATTTCCCTGGAATGGGTTCAAAAAGGTGTCCTGCTCTCCTCTCCTGGGTGCCGAAACCGAATTAGAAGGTGGCACTGCTTGCGGAGGATATGGGGGCAAACTTTCATAATTTCTATGCTAATTAAGGGGCTTGAGGGTTTCTTTTTTCTCGCTTTCCCCTCCCGCTGATGTATGAAGAAAGGCAAAAAAGTGGCGGAGGTGACCGGGAAAAGGTGCCAAGCACGTGGAAATGGGTTTTCGTTTTTCGCTGAGAGTGCGGCATCCCGTTTCCTCCCCACCCACCCCCGCACTATTTATAACCGTTGCCGCTTGGCAACTGTGTATGATGGTGAGTGAGTTGGAAGTGGATCGTCAGAGTCGGAAAGAATTTTCTGCAATGATAACTCGTAATGAGTTTTCCTTGTTTCCTCGTTTGGCTTGGATGTTGGAGGGAAAAAACTGCAATTTCTCTGACGATTCAAACGGTGGGAGGGGGGGAGGAAGGTGTGCGAACCGAGCCCGGATGATGGATACTTTTTGAGCGAAGTGATTTGCTCAAGCTTCGAGGAAATGGGCCGGACGTAATAGCAAAAGTAAAGAAGTTTGCTTGTTTGCACATTTGAGTTATGGAGAGCTTAATGGAATCATTAGAGTGAAAAGTTCAAGCAACTACTTTGATAAAGATTTGTTGGGAAATCAATTTGCTGGTTGCAAACCTGTTTCTAccgaatttataaaaaaaagtttaatatcCGGTGAAAGTTCGAAAGCTATTTGAACAAACTCTTTAATCTGTACGACTCAATCTTCAATATGATTGTAAATCTATAGATTAAGGCGAAAAACTTTCAGTACGGATTTGATGAATGAAAAAGGAACATGCGTGTCAATGACCTGCGTAGCTCACAAGAACTGCACCAGCATGTAAACGTCATACGGCATATAAGGTGATTGTCCCAATGTGAGTTTGGTTGGGATTAACTTATGAAGTTATGGATTCACGTTGTGTGTTATGGTTCTAATTGGATCAATTTTATCCGAAATGTTTGCTATAAAAGCTGAGGACCAATCCCTCCCAAATCGAGTCGTTCTTTGGTTCAACAGCAGGTCTGAAGTAGTTCGCCTTCGTTGCGATTTTCTTCAGCTCCTCTTGGATAATTAACATCAGCAGTGGTGGTGTCAGTGTGACCAAATTCTTCGCAACCTAAGTGATCAAAAGTGACTTAACAAAGCTTCAAGATGGCCTCGTACGGTGCTTGGATGGCTGCTCAGTCTGCGGGTCATGCAGTGGCCTCCAATCTGACCGTGGTGGATAGAGTTCCGGCAGATATGCTGCACATGGTGGACGCCCATTGGTACCAGTTTCCGCCGATGAATCCCCTGTGGCACTCTTTGCTGGGCTTTGCCATCGCCGTTCTCTGCTTCATCTCGGTTGTCGGCAACGGAATGGTCATGTACATCTTCACCAACACCAAGACGCTCCGGACCCCATCCAACCTGCTAGTGGTCAATCTAGCCTTCTCGGACTTCCTGATGATGTTTACCATGGGACCGCCAATGGTGATCAACTGCTACTACGAGACCTGGGTCTTTGGCCCATTCGCTTGCGAGGTCTACGGCATGTTCGGATCGCTGTTCGGCTGCGTTTCGATCTGGACCATGACTATGATTGCGTTCGACCGTTACAATGTCATCGTGAATGGCCTTTCTGGCAAACCTCTGACCAACAACGGCGCTTTGGCTCGGATCTGCGGAGTGTGGGTTTCAACCTTGGCCTGGACCTTGGCTCCGTTCTTCGGCTGGAATCGTTACGTGCCGGAAGGAAACATGAGCGCTTGTGGAACCGATTATCTGACCGACACCTTCAGCAGCCGCTCGTACATTCTGGTTTACTCGATCTTCGTGTACTTCGCGCCTCTGTTTCTGATCATCTACTCGTACACCTTCATCATCAAGGCCGTGTCTGCTCATGAAAAGAACATGCGCGAACAGGCCAAGAAGATGAACGTTGCCTCGCTGCGATCGTCCGAAGCTCAGAACACCAGCACCGAAATGAAGCTGGCCAAGGTCGCTCTGGTCACGATCTCGCTGTGGTTCTTGGCATGGACTCCATACCTGATCATCAACTACACCGGTATCTTCAAGGCGTCTCCGATTAGCCCTCTGGCCACCATCTGGGGATCGCTGTTCGCCAAGGCCAACGCCGTGTACAACCCGATCGTGTACGGAATCAGCCATCCCAAGTACCGAGCTGCTCTGTACCAGAAGTTCCCATCGTTGTCCTGCACGGACCCTGCCGACGATTCGCAGTCGGTGGCTTCCGGAACTACGACTGTTGTGTCGGAGAAGTCGGAAAAGACGGAATCTGCTTAAAGGGACATGATAATGTTGAAATGGTTACTATGTATTGATAGAGTTTTGAATATAGTGAGCAATTTTTAGGAAGATTCTTTCACTCTTTGCCTCTGAGAAAATGTCCCACTTATTCACAAATTCAgttgtttaaaatttaattgctTTCGAACATGTTTACCTCCGGGACGGAACCATGTTTCTAAACTTCGACAACAACACAAACCAGCTGCCCGAATCTAGTTATTTTACAAAATGCACCAATGAAAGACATCGTCGTCGCTTGCACGTGTCCTATTTGCATAACACGCAAGCCGGCAGCATTCCACAGCTTCCTCATATCGAAACTTTGTATCATTCCCCCAGATATCCACATTGGGGCATCGGCGTTGTTGCCGAGTGGAAAGTTTGGGTCCCACGTGTTTGAACCACCAAGGGAGTGAGATTCGGTCGGAAGCAATGGTAAAACCTTTTCCGATCCAATGTCGAAAAACATTTGCGAATGCAAAAATGTGAGCTTTTGTATACACAACTTTTTCCTGGTGTCGaagtaaaactttttttgtacatCCAGAACGCTTCTGTTACCCCTTTCAGGATGCGTTCAGTTCGTCTGTCGCAAAACCGAAATAAGCTGTTGTTAAATTTTTCCTCATCTGTTATTCCATTTTGGCTCTGGAAGCGTTTGGCACATCTGACGGGGAACATTGCACATTCAGCTGATTACACACACACACTCCAACAGAAGGAGCGTGTTCTCCCAAAGCACTTCCAGCTAAGTAAATATGCAACTGTGACACAGTAAATTAGTTGCTGGTGGTATTCAGTCTTAGATTGGGTTCATTTGCTTGCTCTGGGATTGGGTGCTCTCTAAATAAAACGGAACCTCTACATTTTTGGAAATCAGCAGACTTTTAAAACCAGacttcaaaaaataaacttcACAAAGGTATCAGCTGCTGTCTTGGattttttgtcttttgaaagcTCAACTATGGACCTGTTTGAAAATCctatctcccatatctttcttaccatcTTTAGAACAAAattagtgttctgtgaaattttcagctttgtaGGTGGTAgcttaaaggtggcccaaagacgatgtaggtttatatggaaatgactatatagaagtttttgaaaaatgtttcgagcacgttagtactggaatttaaatacaaatatatcatcccatagttaaaactcattcttcaattCATAATGAAGCAAGaacagtggatacgagtaactgacactgaagaagactgcaagtggtagtcgaaatacgcgtatctgtcaaagataagcatttaggagcggaattaaaaggtacacggtactccatctactttaaagtttctctatttgagattctgctcagaggattcgaacattcattaaagaggaTTAAAATAGTTCAAAGGAACGATCATTATAACAGCACAGCTTGCAAGagttgataaaacagcaaaatataacaATGTATAACATACACTTTTAACAGTATGAAGATAAAGAACAGACTATTTTCTAAAAGAATGATTATTAAAACATTAGAAGATTTGGATTTTGtactaaatatatcaaaatcttcagagcaaaaaaatatttctgatgtCCGATGCCATATGTTGTCAGTGGGATTCAATAAAAACGGAAAACGAATGACATCTTAAGAAATCTTTGGTTTCAggctcattatgccaaatgactattgTAGCGGTTTCTGGTATTTCGGATCTAAATCAAGACCGCACACCTCTAAAGTTCATACTGGaatgttttattcaaattttggtaTCTCCTACAACGTCCTACTGGAGACACTTGAAGCACCGATACATGTAAATCATCGACAACGATCACCAATCAGCGATCGTTATCCATGCGAAAAAGGGacagatatttttctttaaaataacGACTGTACACTAGTAAAACGACACTTTCGTTGGTCGTCATAAATGCTGACTGAAAATGTGCAGGCATTGAATTGAAGGTTCGACGCCGGGAATAATTGTCTTTTTCAGCATGATTCCACTGGTGTGGTCTGCTGGAAATATAGAATCGATAAGCAATGGAATGACATGTGGGCTGCACATGTCGTACTATTATTCTAagcgaccattatgccaaatgacctaccacccacTGAAGAAGTGgtaatcgaaatacgcgtatctgtcaaatgatTAGCAATTATAGCGTACTTAAAAGGTGCACTATTGATATCTTCCTTATTTTGATTCTCTTTTTAAGCGTTATATGTTATTTGCTGAACAGTTTTGAAGGTAGTTGCTCAACGAAAATAATTAGAAAATATTAGGAATAATGTAGGCTATCTGATTCAGTGGTAATGTGTGTTCAATAGTAGAGCGGTTTATAATTGCATAATATaggcaaatttttatttttgattatatTTTCCCAACATGGTGTCTAATTTCAAGGGAAGCCGCAAAATGTAGCGGACTTTTGGCGAGCGAGCAATCATGCGACACACTGTTCAAAAATCATGGCAGAGATAACCAATATGTTCAGCTCCATTGTCATAGATTAGTGTGACCACGATTGACACTTTCCGTTTCTGCCTGAAAGAAGCACCGCTTACGGGTGCGGAGACGGTAGAAGCGGAGTTTCTCGGTTGTTCTTCTATGATTGGGGCAGATTCCACAGTTCCAGAGATCGCAGAAACTGGATGGGTTTCCCCGGGACCGAATTGAGGTTGGTGGCGGTGAGATTTAAAACTAAAATGGTCTTCGACaacattgtttctaaaaatattatCTTGTTCTCTTAAAcaagggtggtccacaatatcacataaataatttgatcaactatccaatttgtcaaaatactggtatatagtCTTTTCCAATGTTTTTTGCCTTAAAAAGTTTCCTGAAGCCCACCaattttgaagcatttttccCACTCAATATAGGGTGGTTCAAGAAAAATACGTTTTTTAATTATAGTTTTTctaataataaattttcttcatttttccatacaagaaaattgttgatatctattttagttcattgttgaagtttttctgaaaaaaaaaatgttgtttttcaaggcattttactAGAATTAAAAACAcatattttgaattaaaaataacaCAACTGTATTTTTGTTACAATATACAAATTCATTTTCTCTTTCGAATGCCgtcaacaaatattttgtttgattgccccaatcagagatattcacaatcaaagtggGCGTGTTTCCGCGAGAAAAACAACGATAGCTCCTGAACGAAAAAAATAGGAGTAAAGTTTTTTCtgaattgaatggtctacaactttgctgaagtatgTATACATTAAATACAAATAAGACTACTTcaattctatgaaaatgtggaccACCTTTTTTTGAATAACATCATATCTCTCCCTAGgtcgatatttttttcagtttcttcgttctgcatacattttcactctccatttTTCGATACTCGAGAAAATAATAACGAAATAATGATAAAATATTGCAATCATATCTAGCtcaaccattattatgttattaaatATCTTATCGTGAGCAAATTTGTCATTGGTCTGTTATccttgaaagtcatgtaataactaatcaaaTACAAAATAAACTATCAcggaaaaaatgttatttgtgcaaaaatactaaaaaacatTCAATATCTGAAGAATAACAAATTTCGCTATCATATCAAAATATATGCcattatttttatatatgaaaacattttttaataaattcatgagaacaactattatcaaattttgccataatatctcattttactattcgtatgatattcattCAAGAATTTAAAAGCAAAAGTTTTTACAGTAAagtaaaaagtttatttttaaaagttaaaaaaaacaaagaactaaaattaacattattttgatctactcTTGTATAGCTTAAACGGCTAAATACTCAATGAGTGGAATCCAAGAATGGGTGCACTATATATAATGGATGTGTTCTTCTTTGTGCTACTCGGTGAATGGTGACTGGAAAACGGCGCCAACCAATCAGAGCAAGACAGTTGGCGACGCATCGGGTGGCGTGATGATGGAAAGCTCAAGTTGGTTGGTCGGGTTGCGTGAAGTAGTGTGTGTGAGGTTCAGGTAGGAATGGGTTATGTTAGTGGTGGTggccgaaatactcgcggcaactcgaggttagttaTGTGGTTGGTTTACTTTACATGAATGGGAATAGGTGGGAATGGGATAACATAGACAGAATCAACAACAGGGTGCAAACGATCACTGTACTGATCAGGGTTGAAATGTTGCATACCGTTCGCGTTGTGCGCGAACAGTAGTAGAGAACTATGTTAGTAAAACTCGGTGTGTAAGTAATGTTCTGATGGAAGTTCATAGCATAGCATGCTTCCATCACTTTATTACATCGCATATAGATTGAGAAGGTTTACATTCTATTTGATATGGACATAATTATTTAGTTCGATTCTAAAATTCTGGAAACCGAAATAAAATGTggcaaaaaaacatcaaatgcaatgtcaaaataatGCTCTGGTCTATTTGCTAAtgaataacttttaaaaattttcagattttttacaaaattgttttcgtatttttatttcatttgtgATAGTTTGGCACATAACCTATGAATGTTTTTGCGTTTACGCCACTCATGGGATCAACTGAATgtgagtagtttttgaaaatattaagttTTATCATCTTCAACAATATGCAATTTGGAGCTTATGTTTTTTTATGCGGTTACGTTCATTACATAGGACATTTATGCATATTATATCCCTAATCATTTCTGACAACTTTTCTTTAGACTTCGTGGAACTAAAACGTCTTGAACGTAAGTAACGATTTTTGCCCAAAGGCCCCATACATTCGAAGCACTGTGTGTTGGTTCGATCGATGGCACAGAAAAAGAAAATTACAAACGTTATGGAAGTCTCTTTTATCAGTAGTAGATAGAAGGAGGAACAAGCAGAAATCCGAAAACTCTCAAAAACGCAAACGGAAATTTTGATTGAGTAGCTAGCCGATTTCAAAACAAGCttcaaacttattttaaaaGGTTCTAAATCTACTTAGTAATTCTTGAAGGCTTTTCAGAAGTTGCAACAAATTTACAAGATCTATCAAAAGGCTATCACTGCTTTCCTAGTTGTTCTCAAGAGATCCAAAGGGCTCTCCAAGACGATTTGAGGTACGATAGTTAccacggggcccagatagccgtagcggtaaacgcgcagctattcagcaagaccaatctgagggtcgtgggtt
It contains:
- the LOC5566757 gene encoding opsin-1 translates to MASYGAWMAAQSAGHAVASNLTVVDRVPADMLHMVDAHWYQFPPMNPLWHSLLGFAIAVLCFISVVGNGMVMYIFTNTKTLRTPSNLLVVNLAFSDFLMMFTMGPPMVINCYYETWVFGPFACEVYGMFGSLFGCVSIWTMTMIAFDRYNVIVNGLSGKPLTNNGALARICGVWVSTLAWTLAPFFGWNRYVPEGNMSACGTDYLTDTFSSRSYILVYSIFVYFAPLFLIIYSYTFIIKAVSAHEKNMREQAKKMNVASLRSSEAQNTSTEMKLAKVALVTISLWFLAWTPYLIINYTGIFKASPISPLATIWGSLFAKANAVYNPIVYGISHPKYRAALYQKFPSLSCTDPADDSQSVASGTTTVVSEKSEKTESA